The proteins below come from a single Pandoraea apista genomic window:
- a CDS encoding c-type cytochrome: MRKRAEICIASNRRYRLRRPMTNRPIAAAFVLTGAVWLAAAGAAFAAPASGVRAASPVYVDQRTSPGAQPDWQARDWAMACMSCHNASAPVSAGRAVLPALEGRPVAELMTILQAMRDGQRPATLMPQLLKGYRDDELQRIAAYFAAQPPAKAPSASVRQSQ; the protein is encoded by the coding sequence TTGCGCAAGCGTGCCGAGATCTGCATAGCATCGAACCGCCGCTATCGCCTTCGTCGCCCGATGACGAACCGGCCGATAGCGGCGGCGTTCGTTTTGACGGGCGCCGTGTGGCTCGCCGCCGCAGGCGCAGCGTTCGCCGCGCCCGCCTCCGGTGTGCGCGCGGCGTCGCCGGTGTACGTCGATCAGCGAACCTCGCCGGGAGCGCAACCTGACTGGCAGGCCCGCGACTGGGCGATGGCGTGCATGAGTTGTCACAACGCGTCGGCGCCGGTGAGTGCCGGCAGGGCGGTGCTGCCAGCGCTGGAGGGCCGCCCGGTCGCAGAACTCATGACGATATTGCAGGCCATGCGCGACGGCCAGCGGCCCGCAACGCTGATGCCGCAGCTTCTCAAGGGCTACCGCGACGACGAGTTGCAGCGTATTGCCGCATATTTTGCGGCGCAACCGCCGGCCAAAGCGCCGTCGGCGTCTGTTCGTCAATCTCAATAA
- a CDS encoding NAD(P)/FAD-dependent oxidoreductase yields MRRRDWLLGLGSMAALAGATATRAASLWPTPVKGRARVVVIGGGFGGATAAKALRVLSGNTIDVTLVEPNAAFVSSPLSNLVVGGNLRVSDLTVPYDTLVARHGVVWRRTRAVAIDAANKRVQLADGGRLSYDKLIVAPGVSLRRDAIAGFSEPAIRDALPVAWIDARESTALHTRLQAMPEGGVFAITIPEAPFRCPPAPYERACQAAAWLKQHKPRAKVLVFDANDQVLAEAEQFQEVWRTQFAGIVEYHPQFNCTEVALDGATQIARFELGEEIRADVLNVIPPMRAGDIAVESGLATANGRWCDVDFLTFASRAHADIHILGDAIQIAPQMPKSGHMANQHGKVCAAAIVATLSGRLVNPEPLYSNTCYTFVSATEAMHVASVHRYDAAQHTMLPVPGTGGASPRATRDEFALGLAWAQGIWADMLA; encoded by the coding sequence ATGCGTCGCCGCGACTGGCTTCTCGGATTGGGCTCGATGGCCGCATTGGCCGGTGCAACCGCCACACGGGCGGCCTCGCTCTGGCCGACGCCAGTGAAAGGGCGTGCCCGTGTGGTGGTCATCGGCGGCGGGTTCGGTGGCGCCACGGCGGCGAAAGCGCTGCGTGTTCTCTCGGGCAACACTATCGATGTCACGCTCGTCGAGCCGAATGCGGCATTCGTCTCGTCGCCGTTATCGAATCTCGTGGTTGGCGGAAACTTGCGGGTAAGCGACCTGACGGTGCCTTACGACACGCTCGTCGCACGACATGGCGTGGTCTGGCGCCGCACGCGCGCCGTCGCGATCGATGCTGCCAACAAGCGGGTGCAACTCGCCGACGGCGGCCGTCTGTCTTACGACAAGCTGATCGTTGCCCCCGGTGTGTCGTTGCGTCGAGACGCCATCGCCGGGTTCTCCGAACCGGCGATCCGCGACGCCTTGCCGGTGGCGTGGATCGATGCGCGTGAAAGCACCGCCCTGCATACCCGCCTGCAAGCCATGCCGGAAGGTGGCGTATTCGCGATCACCATTCCCGAGGCGCCGTTTCGCTGCCCGCCCGCGCCGTACGAGCGGGCGTGTCAGGCCGCCGCGTGGCTCAAACAGCATAAGCCACGCGCCAAGGTGCTTGTCTTCGACGCCAACGATCAGGTGCTCGCCGAAGCGGAGCAGTTTCAAGAGGTCTGGCGCACGCAGTTCGCCGGCATCGTCGAGTATCACCCGCAATTCAATTGCACCGAAGTGGCCCTCGATGGCGCAACGCAGATCGCACGCTTCGAACTGGGCGAGGAGATTCGGGCCGATGTGCTCAACGTGATCCCGCCGATGCGGGCGGGCGATATTGCGGTAGAGAGCGGACTGGCAACGGCCAACGGCCGCTGGTGCGACGTCGATTTCCTGACGTTCGCTTCCAGGGCGCACGCCGACATTCACATTCTCGGCGACGCCATCCAGATTGCGCCGCAAATGCCGAAGTCCGGCCACATGGCGAACCAGCACGGCAAGGTCTGTGCGGCCGCCATCGTGGCGACCCTGTCCGGCCGCCTGGTCAACCCCGAGCCGCTCTATAGCAACACTTGCTACACGTTCGTGTCGGCCACCGAAGCGATGCACGTGGCGAGCGTTCACCGATATGACGCGGCACAGCACACCATGCTCCCGGTGCCGGGCACAGGCGGTGCCTCGCCGCGCGCCACGCGAGACGAATTCGCGCTGGGACTCGCATGGGCACAAGGCATCTGGGCGGACATGCTGGCTTGA
- a CDS encoding BON domain-containing protein translates to MSFQRVVKPLAAAALIVATLGGCAPIILGGAATGALVATDRRSVGAQTEDREIQVKAEANIANTLTDDAVHVNVTVFNRRVLLTGEVPDDKSKQRAVDIVRQISNVRGIVDEIAIGPKSSFGSRSNDAWITSKVKANLINTKEISANVFKVVTERGDVYLMGLVSEEEGRIAANVASRIDGVQKVIKLYEYVKPEEAQRLSTEAQKNPAPAQADDANAATVTTTPIGNDTVTAKPLSSPAPISEGPVKPGPSTKTGN, encoded by the coding sequence ATGAGTTTCCAACGCGTGGTTAAGCCGCTTGCCGCGGCAGCGTTGATTGTTGCAACCCTGGGCGGCTGCGCCCCCATCATTCTCGGCGGGGCTGCGACTGGCGCCCTGGTCGCTACCGACCGCCGTTCGGTCGGCGCGCAAACGGAAGACCGCGAAATTCAGGTCAAGGCCGAAGCCAATATCGCCAACACCCTGACCGACGACGCCGTGCATGTGAACGTGACCGTGTTCAATCGTCGCGTATTGCTGACCGGCGAAGTGCCCGACGACAAGAGCAAGCAGCGTGCGGTAGACATCGTCAGACAGATCAGCAATGTGCGCGGTATCGTCGACGAAATTGCCATCGGGCCGAAGAGTTCCTTTGGCTCTCGTTCGAATGACGCCTGGATCACCAGCAAGGTGAAGGCCAATCTGATCAATACGAAGGAAATTTCGGCCAACGTCTTCAAGGTGGTCACCGAGCGCGGCGACGTTTATCTGATGGGCCTCGTTTCCGAAGAGGAGGGCCGTATCGCCGCCAATGTGGCGAGCCGGATCGACGGCGTGCAGAAGGTGATCAAGCTTTACGAGTACGTGAAGCCGGAAGAGGCGCAGCGCCTGTCGACCGAAGCTCAGAAGAACCCGGCACCGGCACAGGCAGACGACGCGAACGCCGCAACGGTCACCACCACGCCGATTGGCAACGACACGGTGACGGCGAAGCCACTGTCCTCACCGGCACCGATCAGCGAAGGGCCCGTCAAGCCGGGTCCGTCGACCAAGACAGGTAACTGA
- a CDS encoding YraN family protein, which translates to MSNQLGESFEGRAQTLLERRGWRLVARNYRCRGGEIDLIMRDRTGVLVFVEVRARSRSDFGGAAESITHAKRRRLTLAARHYLLRRPAGRCRFDVVAFDGHPPVARWLPDAFRTDEG; encoded by the coding sequence ATGTCGAATCAGCTTGGAGAATCGTTCGAGGGCCGCGCACAGACGCTGTTGGAGCGACGCGGATGGCGGCTGGTCGCACGCAACTATCGGTGTCGCGGCGGCGAAATCGACCTCATTATGCGGGATCGCACCGGCGTGCTGGTATTCGTCGAGGTGCGTGCACGCTCGCGTAGCGACTTTGGCGGAGCCGCCGAGAGCATTACGCATGCCAAGCGACGCCGTCTTACGCTCGCCGCGCGTCACTACCTGCTGCGGCGTCCCGCAGGGCGTTGCCGCTTCGACGTCGTGGCGTTCGACGGCCATCCGCCGGTAGCGCGCTGGCTACCCGACGCCTTTCGCACCGACGAGGGCTGA
- a CDS encoding phosphoheptose isomerase — translation MSIERIQQHFTDSVETKLAARDALPEYIAAAADVMFEALSNGNKILACGNGGSAADCQHFAAELVGRFERERPELPAIALTTDSSILTAVGNDYNFDAIFSKQVRALGQEGDVLLAITTSGNSSNVLAAIEAAHERGMHVIALTGKNGGKVNDVLGELDVHICVPADRTARIQEVHLLTIHCLCDLVDAMLFGEA, via the coding sequence ATGTCGATCGAACGAATTCAGCAACACTTTACGGATAGCGTCGAGACCAAACTGGCGGCGCGCGACGCGCTCCCGGAGTACATCGCCGCCGCAGCGGACGTCATGTTCGAAGCGCTGTCCAACGGCAACAAGATCCTCGCATGCGGCAACGGCGGCTCGGCGGCCGATTGTCAGCACTTCGCAGCCGAACTCGTCGGCCGCTTCGAGCGTGAACGTCCCGAACTGCCGGCCATCGCGCTGACCACGGACTCGTCGATCCTCACGGCCGTCGGCAACGATTACAACTTCGACGCCATCTTCTCGAAGCAAGTGCGCGCGCTTGGTCAGGAGGGCGACGTACTGCTTGCCATCACCACGTCGGGCAATTCCAGCAACGTGCTCGCCGCCATTGAAGCCGCGCACGAACGCGGCATGCATGTGATCGCGCTTACCGGCAAAAACGGCGGCAAGGTCAACGACGTGCTGGGCGAACTGGACGTGCATATCTGCGTGCCAGCCGATCGCACCGCGCGAATTCAGGAAGTTCACCTGCTGACGATTCACTGCCTGTGCGACCTGGTCGACGCAATGCTGTTCGGCGAAGCGTGA